One Phycisphaerae bacterium DNA window includes the following coding sequences:
- a CDS encoding indolepyruvate ferredoxin oxidoreductase, with amino-acid sequence MIPSDDRDKFLADSGTALFNGNELLVKGAFETPGGVHLLTGYPGSPVATFFDILGKLRDILREKGVCAHIANNEAVSIAMVNGTQMAPLRAMTVFKSVGGHVASDGLALGNLAGAHPQGGAVVVFGDDPWSDSTQVPADSRYLCQHLRMFVLEPSTCQEVKDFVPLAFRLSQASGLYAGYIMTTTLADGGASVRLGPNHWPEQSMNNPGLIRTDTLDPENTVLLPPRTGKKEVGMPERVERLLAEAEQAGVNVQVGPAGKAKVGFVTCGVAWQHLRAALSELGLADKFPILKLGMTYPLSDRQVAEFAANVEYLVVVEERRGFLEQQVAEVVGRVRQLNPGTRFGQVWGKRFPSGHEGFPAVLGLHPSIVIEKLVKLFRLVDQPLASRMAAKFEESLATIRQASSVRFAIPSRTPTFCPGCPHRDSSNVLLEICRQFMDAKYMRRKHRCGPVDLVFHGDTGCYTMLMFAPNERLMHNYSGMGLGGATGAGIDPFITNKQVVFMGDSTFFHSGQIAISNSIKAGQDITYIILDNRTTAMTGHQPTPGVEEDVLGNLTPRQDIEKIVRAVTAMGGADVVRVDPSNHKRYKKLLEKTIVRDGVKVIVADKECGILTLRRKLDRQRAEQRKTGFLARETFTNVTPELCEHCLECTRLTGCPGLTTEQTVYGPKTAIDLSWCVNDGLCEQIGACPSFEQVEVIRRRPPRPRGHQIKFERIPEPKIRAVGGVWRAYVAGIGGMGIGLATTILVRAGAREGYRIAFADKKGLAIRNGGVYSQLAFYKDTSPQCQVMPYGSADLLLGLDIVEAARAIHGEGLARIASRSRTAAVVNTDKMLTINALCGREDFDPKDMETHIRAHTRSDAFYAHNVTAMCERLFGTKRYANITLLGLAYQLGLIPVSLENIEWAITQSLPAEFKSNLRAFNLGRKLVAHPGLFAEKTAPKNIARIVREKANILERTRLGGSTLARQYKYLVYTTLRRCRDLDKDTMTDVARYLYELIQYEGLAYAQRYAARLRQTYVRDLKKYDFAVTRAVARNLFKLMLVKDEFYVAHVLTSYEKQRRDNHRYNVNAANGDRIRYRRTFHPRFFGLKVSLRVPHWTMYLLKNLRFVRKHLPFYHREDRQFLAWFEQIVDGFDYRDQEQYRRYQGAVEAVDQVKGYREFRTPTMAKARREAIDHLHGRSGSSGPGESAIEPPKLQMPMVSGDAGSLSGRQRSPIISRLMKMLQIW; translated from the coding sequence GGTTCGCCGGTGGCCACCTTCTTCGATATTCTGGGCAAACTCAGGGACATCCTGCGGGAAAAGGGCGTCTGCGCCCACATCGCCAACAACGAAGCGGTGAGCATCGCGATGGTCAACGGGACCCAGATGGCCCCGTTGCGGGCGATGACGGTGTTCAAGAGCGTGGGCGGCCATGTGGCCTCGGACGGTCTGGCGTTGGGCAACCTGGCGGGGGCCCACCCTCAGGGCGGGGCGGTGGTGGTTTTCGGCGACGATCCGTGGTCGGACTCGACCCAGGTGCCAGCGGACAGCCGGTACCTCTGCCAGCACCTGCGGATGTTCGTCCTGGAGCCGTCGACCTGCCAGGAGGTCAAGGACTTCGTGCCGCTGGCATTTCGATTGAGCCAGGCTTCGGGGCTTTACGCTGGGTATATCATGACGACCACGCTGGCCGACGGCGGGGCGTCGGTCCGGCTGGGCCCGAACCACTGGCCCGAGCAGTCGATGAACAACCCGGGTCTGATTCGGACCGATACGCTGGATCCGGAGAACACGGTGCTGCTTCCGCCCCGGACGGGGAAGAAGGAAGTGGGCATGCCGGAGCGGGTGGAGCGGCTGCTGGCTGAGGCGGAGCAGGCGGGCGTGAACGTTCAGGTCGGCCCGGCTGGGAAGGCCAAGGTGGGGTTCGTCACGTGCGGGGTGGCGTGGCAGCACCTTCGGGCGGCCCTGTCCGAGCTGGGTCTGGCGGACAAGTTCCCGATTCTCAAGCTGGGCATGACCTATCCGCTGAGCGACCGGCAGGTGGCGGAGTTCGCAGCCAACGTCGAGTACCTGGTGGTCGTCGAGGAGCGTCGCGGGTTCCTGGAGCAGCAGGTGGCGGAGGTGGTCGGGCGGGTGCGGCAACTGAATCCGGGCACGCGGTTCGGCCAGGTCTGGGGCAAGCGGTTCCCGTCCGGCCACGAGGGGTTCCCGGCGGTGCTGGGCCTGCACCCGTCGATCGTGATCGAGAAGCTGGTCAAGCTGTTCCGCCTGGTCGATCAGCCGCTGGCCTCGCGGATGGCGGCCAAGTTCGAGGAGAGTCTGGCGACCATCCGGCAGGCCTCGTCGGTACGGTTCGCGATCCCGTCGCGGACGCCGACATTTTGTCCCGGCTGTCCGCACCGCGACAGCTCGAACGTGTTGCTGGAGATCTGCCGGCAGTTCATGGACGCCAAATACATGCGGCGCAAGCACCGCTGCGGCCCGGTCGATCTGGTATTCCACGGCGATACCGGCTGTTACACGATGCTGATGTTCGCTCCGAACGAGCGGCTCATGCACAACTACAGCGGCATGGGGCTGGGTGGAGCGACCGGCGCGGGGATCGATCCGTTTATCACCAACAAGCAGGTCGTCTTCATGGGCGACTCGACATTTTTCCACTCCGGCCAGATCGCGATCAGCAACTCGATCAAGGCGGGGCAGGACATCACGTACATCATCCTGGACAACCGCACGACGGCGATGACCGGCCATCAGCCGACGCCGGGCGTCGAGGAGGACGTCCTGGGCAACCTCACACCGCGTCAGGACATCGAGAAGATCGTGCGGGCGGTCACCGCGATGGGCGGGGCCGACGTCGTTCGCGTCGATCCCTCGAACCACAAGCGCTACAAGAAGCTCCTGGAGAAGACGATCGTCCGCGACGGCGTGAAGGTGATCGTGGCCGACAAGGAATGCGGCATTCTGACCCTCCGCCGCAAGCTGGACCGCCAGCGGGCTGAGCAGCGCAAGACCGGGTTTCTGGCCCGCGAGACCTTCACGAACGTCACGCCGGAGCTGTGCGAACACTGTCTGGAGTGCACACGTTTGACCGGCTGTCCGGGGTTGACCACCGAGCAGACGGTTTACGGGCCCAAGACCGCCATCGACCTTTCATGGTGCGTCAACGACGGGCTTTGCGAACAGATCGGGGCGTGCCCGAGCTTTGAGCAGGTCGAGGTGATCCGGCGGCGGCCGCCGCGGCCGCGCGGGCACCAGATCAAGTTCGAGCGCATTCCCGAGCCGAAGATCCGGGCGGTGGGCGGGGTCTGGCGGGCGTACGTCGCGGGGATCGGCGGCATGGGCATCGGCCTGGCCACCACGATCCTCGTGCGGGCGGGGGCTCGCGAGGGCTATCGGATCGCGTTCGCGGACAAGAAGGGCCTGGCCATTCGCAACGGCGGAGTCTATAGCCAGTTGGCGTTCTACAAGGACACCTCGCCCCAGTGCCAGGTGATGCCGTACGGTTCGGCTGACCTGCTGCTGGGCCTGGATATTGTCGAGGCGGCGCGGGCCATCCATGGCGAGGGATTGGCCAGGATCGCCAGCCGCAGCCGCACCGCCGCGGTCGTCAACACCGACAAGATGCTGACGATCAACGCGTTGTGCGGGCGGGAGGACTTCGATCCCAAGGATATGGAAACCCACATCCGCGCCCACACCCGCTCGGACGCCTTTTACGCCCACAACGTCACCGCCATGTGCGAGCGGCTCTTTGGCACCAAGCGTTACGCCAACATCACGCTGCTGGGGCTGGCCTACCAGTTGGGATTGATTCCGGTGAGCCTGGAAAACATCGAGTGGGCCATCACGCAGAGCCTGCCCGCCGAATTCAAGAGCAACCTGCGGGCGTTCAACCTGGGCCGCAAGCTGGTCGCCCATCCGGGGCTTTTCGCGGAGAAGACGGCGCCGAAGAACATCGCCCGGATCGTCCGCGAGAAGGCGAACATTCTGGAGCGGACGCGTCTGGGCGGATCGACGCTGGCCCGTCAGTACAAGTACCTGGTCTACACCACGCTGCGGCGCTGTCGCGACCTGGACAAGGACACGATGACGGACGTGGCGCGGTACCTCTACGAGTTGATCCAGTACGAAGGGCTGGCCTACGCCCAGCGGTACGCCGCGCGGCTGCGGCAGACCTACGTCCGCGACCTTAAGAAATATGATTTCGCCGTTACCCGGGCGGTCGCGCGAAACCTCTTTAAGCTCATGCTGGTCAAGGACGAGTTCTACGTGGCTCACGTGTTGACCAGCTACGAGAAGCAGCGGCGCGACAACCACCGCTACAACGTGAACGCGGCCAACGGCGATCGGATTCGCTATCGGCGGACGTTCCACCCGCGGTTCTTCGGCTTGAAGGTCTCGCTCCGCGTACCGCACTGGACGATGTATCTCCTGAAGAACCTGCGGTTCGTCCGGAAGCACCTGCCGTTCTACCACCGGGAAGACCGTCAGTTCCTGGCTTGGTTCGAGCAGATCGTCGATGGGTTTGACTATCGCGATCAGGAGCAGTATCGCCGCTATCAGGGCGCGGTCGAGGCGGTCGATCAGGTCAAGGGGTATCGCGAGTTTCGCACGCCCACGATGGCCAAGGCCCGGCGTGAGGCCATCGACCACCTTCACGGGCGGTCGGGCAGCAGCGGACCGGGCGAATCCGCTATTGAACCCCCCAAGCTGCAAATGCCGATGGTTTCAGGGGATGCCGGCTCTTTGTCGGGGCGGCAACGAAGCCCTATAATTAGCCGGCTGATGAAAATGCTCCAGATCTGGTAG